The window AGCTGCTGTTGAAGTGGAAATTATCTGCAATCATTTCTACGTTTTGCAGTATTTTCAGGAAGTTTCCAGAAACTGTGAACTGCTTTAATGAATGCTGTCTTTTACCGTTTTCGTATAAGAAACCTTCCGCAGAAAGTGAAAAGTCTCCAGAAATTGTATTTGCACCTGCATGCATTCCCTGCAAAGCAACGATCTCGATCACTTTGTCATGAGTTGCTAAAAGTTCATTTTCTTTGTTTTTTCCTGGTTCCAGAATCAAGTTAGAAACAGAAATTCCCAAACTTCCTTTATAACCTCTGCTGCCGTTTCCTGTAGAATTAACTTTATCCTTCAAGGCTGTTTTTGTGTTGTGTAAATAGGAATTCAACTTACCACTTTTGATGAGAACAGTTTTCTGAGATGGATAGCCTTCACTGTCGAAATGACGGGAATTTGCACCTTCGGGATGTAGAGCATCATCGATGATGTTCACTTTTTCATTGGCTATCTTCTGCCCCATTTTACCGATGAGAAGTGATTTTCCCTGATGAACTGAATCGGCATAGAAAACACTGGCAAAAGTTCCCAGCATTGTTGCCATCATTTCATTATTGAAAACAACAGGGTATTTTCCCGATTTTACCGGTTTTCCACCCAGAAGATCGGTACTTTTTTTCACGCTAATCTCAGCCAGTTTCTTCGGATCGATCTTGTTGAAATCTCTACCAATAAAAAATTCGATACCAACTCTTTTGTCATCATTCTGTTGTGACAAAGCACCAACATAACAAAAAGCTGAATTCTGTTTTTCTTCTTTGTTCAATCCTTTGCTGTTGGCAATTTTACTGTATGCTTTTGTATCTCCATAAACAGCATAAGGAACGTTAAAAACACGTGCATCGGCTGCTTTGGCATATTTTTCCAGATCTTTGGCAATTTGGATTTTATCTTCCACATCCACTTTATCCAATTCTTTGCTGTAAAGATCAAGTTCGGCAGCCACGGCGGGATAATCTGCCATAATTGCCGGATCGGAATCTTCATTCAGTTTAGCATTTTCCACAGCTTCATCCACAACCATTTTGAATGATTCTTCATCAAACTTTTCTGTGTAGGAATAACCAAGTTTTCCTTCCACGATTACTCGCACTCCCAATCCTTTGGCATCAGAATAATTGAAAGATTCAATTTCCTGCTGGTTTATCCTGGTTTGGAACGAATTCGTAGCAGAAAGAACGATCTCGATATCATCTACTTTTCCCTGAGCGTAATCAAAAATAAATTTAAATTCTTTATCGTACATTCTTTCCTCCTACTTTCTTCCACCAACGATTATTTCATCGATCTTAACTGCCGGCTGACCGACATTGGCAGGAATGCTGCCGCTTACCGATCCGCACATTCCGGGTGCCATTTTCAAGTTATCTGCTACCATACTGATCTGCTTTATCGATTCGGGACCGTTTCCAATCAGGCTGGCTCCACGCACAGGTTCAGCAATTTTGCCTTTGCGGATAATGTAGCCCTCATTTACTGCGAAATTGAAATTCCCTGTTCCGGGCATCACAGAACCACCACCCATTTTCTTAGCATAAATTCCATAATCTACAGAAGAAATAAGATCTTCCAATTTACTGGTTCCAGCTGCAATGTAAGTGTTTCTCATTCTTGAAGCTGGTGCAAATTTATAAGATTGACGACGACCGCTTCCAGTTCTGGCATAACCTGTTTTGATACTTCCCATTTTATCTACGATGAATGATTTCAAAATGCCATTTTCGATGAGAACAGTTTTCTGAGTCGGCATACCTTCATCATCGATATTTGTACTTCCCCAACCATTGGGAG is drawn from Candidatus Cloacimonadota bacterium and contains these coding sequences:
- a CDS encoding TldD/PmbA family protein — encoded protein: MYDKEFKFIFDYAQGKVDDIEIVLSATNSFQTRINQQEIESFNYSDAKGLGVRVIVEGKLGYSYTEKFDEESFKMVVDEAVENAKLNEDSDPAIMADYPAVAAELDLYSKELDKVDVEDKIQIAKDLEKYAKAADARVFNVPYAVYGDTKAYSKIANSKGLNKEEKQNSAFCYVGALSQQNDDKRVGIEFFIGRDFNKIDPKKLAEISVKKSTDLLGGKPVKSGKYPVVFNNEMMATMLGTFASVFYADSVHQGKSLLIGKMGQKIANEKVNIIDDALHPEGANSRHFDSEGYPSQKTVLIKSGKLNSYLHNTKTALKDKVNSTGNGSRGYKGSLGISVSNLILEPGKNKENELLATHDKVIEIVALQGMHAGANTISGDFSLSAEGFLYENGKRQHSLKQFTVSGNFLKILQNVEMIADNFHFNSSSIGTASVLIRELAISG